The following are encoded together in the Sulfoacidibacillus ferrooxidans genome:
- the rpsS gene encoding 30S ribosomal protein S19, whose translation MGRSLKKGPFADDHLLKKVDVLNTANEKRIIKTWSRRSTIFPQFVGHTIAVHDGRKHVPVYISEDMVGHKLGEFAPTRTFKGHAGDEKSSRSR comes from the coding sequence GTGGGCCGTTCATTAAAAAAAGGGCCGTTTGCTGACGATCATCTTCTGAAAAAAGTTGATGTATTGAATACCGCAAACGAAAAGCGCATCATTAAGACGTGGTCGCGTCGTTCGACGATTTTCCCGCAATTCGTGGGACATACCATTGCAGTTCATGATGGTCGCAAACATGTTCCAGTGTATATTTCTGAAGACATGGTTGGACATAAGTTAGGGGAATTTGCACCAACGCGGACTTTTAAAGGTCATGCAGGTGATGAGAAATCATCGCGGTCTCGTTAA
- the rpsQ gene encoding 30S ribosomal protein S17 translates to MDETRNERKVRTGTVVSDKMQKTVVVAVETTKPHPLYGKRVKHTNRFKAHDEQNEAKIGDVVRIMETRPLSKDKRWRLLEIVKKAEIL, encoded by the coding sequence ATGGATGAGACCCGTAATGAAAGAAAGGTTCGGACTGGAACTGTTGTAAGCGATAAAATGCAAAAGACAGTTGTGGTTGCTGTAGAAACGACGAAGCCACATCCGCTCTATGGCAAACGTGTAAAACATACCAATCGTTTCAAAGCTCATGACGAGCAAAATGAAGCTAAGATCGGCGATGTGGTTCGTATTATGGAGACTCGCCCACTTAGTAAAGATAAGCGTTGGAGACTTTTGGAGATTGTAAAAAAAGCAGAAATTCTGTAA
- the rplN gene encoding 50S ribosomal protein L14 produces MIQPQTRLAVADNSGAKEIMCFRVLGGSNRRTANIGDIIVASVKSATPGGVVKKGDVVKAVVVRTRRGVQRTDGTYIRFDENAAVIIREDKSPRGTRIFGPVARELRDRDFMKIISLAPEVL; encoded by the coding sequence GTGATTCAACCCCAAACGAGACTTGCTGTAGCTGACAATTCAGGCGCAAAGGAAATCATGTGTTTCCGTGTACTTGGTGGTTCAAATCGCCGTACGGCAAATATTGGCGATATCATTGTTGCTTCTGTAAAAAGCGCAACACCAGGCGGCGTTGTCAAAAAAGGCGACGTAGTTAAGGCGGTTGTCGTAAGAACGCGACGTGGTGTGCAACGGACCGATGGAACCTATATTCGGTTTGATGAAAATGCCGCCGTTATTATTCGTGAAGACAAAAGCCCGCGTGGAACACGGATCTTTGGACCAGTTGCTCGTGAGTTGCGCGATCGCGATTTTATGAAAATTATATCGTTAGCTCCTGAAGTACTATAA
- the rplB gene encoding 50S ribosomal protein L2 gives MAIKKYKPTSPGRRFMSVSTFDEITTDRPERSLIESLPKRAGRNHQGKITTRHRGGGHKRQYRIIDFKRNKDGIPGRVATIEYDPNRSSRIALIHYVDGEKRYIIAPVGLKVGDMIHSGVGSDIKVGNAMPLSAVPVGTVVHNVELKPGKGGQLARAAGAEAQLLAKEGDYAQLRLSSGEVRMVRIECRATIGQVGNLDHENVNYGKAGRKRWLGIRPTVRGVVMNPNDHPHGGGEGRAPIGRKSPMSPWGKPTLGKKTRKKNHRTDKYIVRRRKK, from the coding sequence TTGGCTATTAAAAAGTACAAACCGACTTCGCCGGGACGTCGTTTTATGTCGGTGTCGACGTTTGACGAAATCACAACTGATCGCCCTGAGCGTTCTTTGATCGAATCCTTGCCAAAACGCGCTGGTCGCAATCATCAAGGTAAGATTACGACACGTCACCGGGGCGGCGGGCATAAACGTCAGTACCGTATTATCGATTTTAAACGGAATAAAGATGGCATACCCGGCCGTGTTGCTACGATTGAGTATGATCCGAACCGTTCATCTCGCATCGCGCTCATTCATTATGTGGATGGTGAGAAACGGTACATTATTGCGCCGGTGGGCTTAAAAGTTGGCGATATGATCCATTCTGGTGTGGGTTCAGACATCAAGGTCGGAAATGCAATGCCCCTGTCTGCAGTGCCGGTTGGTACTGTTGTGCATAATGTCGAGTTGAAGCCAGGCAAAGGCGGTCAATTGGCGCGTGCAGCAGGTGCAGAAGCGCAACTACTGGCTAAAGAAGGAGACTACGCTCAGCTTCGCTTGTCTTCTGGTGAAGTGCGCATGGTTCGCATTGAGTGCCGCGCAACGATCGGACAAGTTGGAAATCTAGATCACGAGAATGTGAACTATGGTAAAGCTGGTCGTAAACGTTGGTTGGGCATTCGGCCTACGGTTCGAGGCGTTGTTATGAACCCGAACGATCACCCTCACGGTGGTGGTGAAGGTCGTGCGCCAATCGGACGCAAATCTCCGATGTCGCCTTGGGGTAAGCCTACTCTTGGCAAGAAAACACGCAAGAAGAATCACAGGACCGACAAGTATATCGTTCGTCGTCGCAAGAAGTAA
- the rplP gene encoding 50S ribosomal protein L16 → MLMPKRVLHRKEHRGRMKGMSKGGNEIAFGDYGLQALEPAWITNRQIEAARIAMTRYIRRGGKVWIKIFPSKPVTAKPAETRMGSGKGSPEKWVAVVKPGRILFELAGVPEEVAREALRLASHKLPIKTKFISRADMGGEPNES, encoded by the coding sequence ATGTTGATGCCAAAACGCGTGTTGCACCGCAAGGAACATCGCGGGCGTATGAAGGGCATGAGCAAGGGTGGCAACGAGATCGCGTTCGGTGATTATGGCCTTCAAGCGTTGGAGCCGGCGTGGATTACCAATCGTCAAATCGAAGCTGCTCGTATTGCTATGACGCGTTACATTCGCCGTGGTGGTAAGGTATGGATTAAGATTTTCCCGAGTAAACCAGTCACTGCTAAACCTGCTGAGACACGTATGGGAAGTGGTAAAGGTTCTCCGGAAAAGTGGGTTGCTGTTGTAAAACCTGGTCGCATTCTTTTTGAATTAGCTGGCGTACCGGAAGAAGTAGCACGGGAGGCGCTGAGACTAGCGTCGCATAAACTTCCTATTAAAACGAAGTTTATATCGCGTGCGGATATGGGGGGTGAACCAAATGAAAGTTAA
- the rpsC gene encoding 30S ribosomal protein S3, whose translation MGQKVHPIGMRIGIIRDWESKWFANKKEYRGLLHEDLKVRQFVLKRLKDAAVSRVGIERSANRLNVTVHTAKPGMVIGKGGSEVDTLRNQLSSLTGKRVHISINEIKIADLDAKLVADNIALQLERRVAFRRAMKQAMQRTLRAGAKGIKVQVSGRLAGADIARNEGYSEGTVPLHTLRADIDYALSEAATTYGRIGVKVWIYRGEILPTRGKKTAE comes from the coding sequence ATGGGGCAAAAGGTGCACCCAATTGGCATGCGAATCGGTATTATTCGCGACTGGGAGTCAAAGTGGTTTGCTAATAAGAAAGAATACAGAGGTTTGTTGCATGAAGACCTTAAAGTGCGGCAGTTTGTTCTAAAGCGCTTGAAAGACGCAGCAGTATCTCGTGTAGGCATTGAGCGTTCTGCCAATCGTTTGAATGTTACTGTTCATACTGCAAAACCAGGTATGGTGATCGGTAAAGGTGGTTCGGAAGTAGATACACTTCGCAATCAACTTTCTAGCTTGACTGGCAAGCGTGTACACATTAGCATTAATGAAATTAAGATCGCTGATCTTGATGCAAAATTGGTTGCTGATAATATTGCATTACAGTTAGAACGTCGTGTAGCATTTCGTCGTGCGATGAAGCAGGCGATGCAACGGACGTTGCGTGCTGGTGCAAAAGGTATAAAGGTGCAAGTGTCTGGACGTTTAGCGGGCGCAGATATTGCGCGTAACGAAGGATATTCAGAAGGAACTGTGCCGTTACACACTCTTCGTGCTGATATTGATTATGCACTAAGTGAAGCGGCCACAACGTATGGAAGAATCGGAGTTAAGGTGTGGATCTACCGCGGTGAGATTTTGCCAACGCGCGGGAAGAAAACCGCCGAATAG
- the rpmC gene encoding 50S ribosomal protein L29 — translation MKVKDLRLQTNGELVDAIGSLKGELFNLRFQLATGQCENPMRVREVRKAIARAKTILRERELGIG, via the coding sequence ATGAAAGTTAAGGACCTCCGTTTGCAAACGAATGGTGAGTTGGTCGATGCAATTGGTTCTCTAAAAGGAGAGTTGTTTAACCTGCGTTTTCAATTGGCCACTGGTCAGTGCGAAAATCCGATGCGTGTGCGCGAAGTTCGCAAAGCCATCGCGCGTGCAAAGACAATTCTTCGCGAGCGGGAACTAGGCATCGGTTAA
- the rplW gene encoding 50S ribosomal protein L23 — MKNPHDIIRRPLVTEKSMALMERLVYSFEVSGDANKIEIAKAIEIVFPGVKVVKVNTMWVPAKRKRFGKHVGYTSKWKKALVTLTEDSQQLDFFGQA, encoded by the coding sequence GTGAAAAATCCTCACGATATTATCCGTCGACCACTTGTAACTGAGAAGTCGATGGCGCTTATGGAGCGCCTTGTATATAGCTTTGAGGTTTCTGGCGATGCAAATAAGATTGAGATTGCAAAAGCGATTGAGATTGTGTTTCCGGGCGTCAAGGTAGTAAAGGTCAATACGATGTGGGTACCTGCTAAGCGCAAACGCTTTGGTAAGCACGTTGGTTATACATCTAAGTGGAAAAAGGCTCTAGTCACCTTGACGGAAGATTCGCAGCAACTTGATTTCTTCGGTCAAGCGTAG
- the rplD gene encoding 50S ribosomal protein L4 → MPKVPVYNLNGAAIGEIELSDTIWNAPVHQAAMYDVVQSLLASKRSGTHKVKGRSEVRGGGRKPWKQKGTGRARQGSIRSPQWVGGGVVHGPTPRSYAYQLPKKIRRLALRSALTTKVQAGTIIVLDELAVSNIKTKHMQSALAALGVSSKALLVDASKSQNVYLSLRNIPGTSYCAADGLNVYDILKYDRLIITKAGVARVEEVFAK, encoded by the coding sequence ATGCCGAAAGTACCTGTATACAATTTGAACGGAGCGGCAATTGGAGAAATTGAATTGTCGGATACGATATGGAATGCTCCTGTTCATCAAGCGGCAATGTACGATGTTGTGCAGAGTTTGCTAGCTTCTAAGCGCTCTGGAACACATAAAGTAAAAGGGCGTTCAGAAGTGCGCGGCGGTGGTCGTAAACCATGGAAACAAAAAGGTACTGGCCGTGCTCGTCAAGGTAGTATTCGTTCGCCGCAGTGGGTAGGCGGTGGAGTTGTACATGGTCCAACACCGAGATCGTATGCGTATCAATTGCCAAAGAAAATTAGGCGTTTAGCGTTACGCTCAGCGTTGACGACAAAAGTTCAAGCGGGAACCATTATAGTGCTTGATGAATTGGCTGTGTCGAATATAAAAACAAAACATATGCAATCTGCATTAGCAGCATTGGGTGTGTCGAGTAAAGCATTGTTAGTTGATGCTTCAAAAAGTCAAAATGTCTATTTGTCACTTCGTAACATACCGGGCACTTCATACTGTGCTGCAGATGGTTTGAATGTATATGACATTTTGAAATATGATCGATTGATTATCACTAAAGCCGGTGTTGCCCGTGTGGAGGAGGTGTTTGCGAAGTGA
- the rplC gene encoding 50S ribosomal protein L3, whose product MKGILGRKLGMTQVFLDDGNVVPVTVVEAGPCVVLQVKTPQTDGYSSVQLGFADMKRPSKPLAGHAAKANTVAKRYVRELRGQLDQQYEVGQEVFADTFSAGDIVDVVGVSKGKGTAGPIKRHNQSTGPMGHGSKYHRGTGSLGSIDANRVFKGQTMAGRMGHERVTVQNLQIVRVDRERNLLLIKGAIPGPKKGFVTVRTAVKHR is encoded by the coding sequence GTGAAAGGGATATTAGGACGCAAACTTGGTATGACGCAAGTGTTTCTGGATGACGGAAACGTAGTTCCTGTAACGGTTGTTGAAGCGGGACCGTGTGTAGTATTGCAGGTAAAAACCCCTCAAACAGACGGATACAGCAGCGTTCAACTTGGATTTGCAGATATGAAGCGGCCTTCAAAACCGCTTGCTGGTCATGCTGCAAAGGCCAATACGGTGGCCAAGCGCTACGTTCGTGAACTTCGTGGGCAACTTGATCAACAGTATGAAGTCGGTCAGGAAGTATTTGCGGATACGTTTAGCGCTGGAGATATCGTCGATGTAGTTGGCGTATCGAAGGGTAAGGGTACAGCGGGGCCAATTAAACGTCACAATCAATCCACTGGTCCTATGGGACATGGTTCTAAATACCACCGTGGAACAGGTTCTTTAGGTTCGATTGATGCAAATCGGGTCTTTAAGGGTCAAACGATGGCTGGTCGTATGGGTCATGAACGTGTGACTGTACAGAACCTACAAATTGTACGTGTGGATCGTGAACGGAATCTACTATTGATTAAGGGTGCCATACCTGGTCCTAAAAAAGGATTCGTCACAGTTCGTACAGCGGTGAAACATCGCTAA
- the rplV gene encoding 50S ribosomal protein L22 has protein sequence MEAKAIARHIRIAPRKVRLVVDLIRGKRVGDAIAILRHTPKAGSPVIEKVLRSAIANAEHNYNMDVEQLVITKIFVDQGTTLKRFHPRAQGRAFSILKHTSHITVVVGEK, from the coding sequence ATGGAAGCTAAAGCTATTGCGCGGCACATTCGTATCGCTCCGCGAAAAGTTCGATTAGTTGTGGACTTGATCCGTGGGAAGCGCGTTGGTGATGCGATTGCTATTTTGCGGCACACACCAAAAGCAGGATCCCCGGTTATAGAGAAGGTTCTGCGCTCGGCAATTGCCAACGCAGAGCATAATTACAACATGGATGTGGAGCAACTGGTTATTACGAAGATCTTCGTGGACCAAGGAACTACTTTAAAACGGTTCCATCCACGTGCGCAAGGTAGGGCGTTTAGCATTCTAAAGCACACGAGTCACATCACTGTGGTTGTGGGCGAAAAGTAG